Below is a window of Vibrio fortis DNA.
GTGCGCTTCGTAAGAGATCGAACCGAATGACATTGCACCTGTTGCGAAACGCTTCAGGATGTTTTCGATAGGCTCAACTTCTTCTAGTGGGATTGAACCTGCTGGGTTCTTAACAAAGTCGAGCTGGCTACGTAGTGTTGCCGCGTTATCGCCTTGGTCATCAACCGCTTTCGCGTATTTCTTGAACTGAGCGTAGTCTTTGTTACGTGTTGACTCTTGCAGTAGTGAGATGGTTTCAGGGTTAAATAGGTGTTTTTCGCCACGCTGTTTCCACTGGTAAACACCACCTACATCTAGAACTTGTACTGGGATTTCACGCGTTGGGAAGCCGATACGGTGACGTACTAGAACTTCCTTAGCGATATCATCGATCGTTAGACCTTGGATACGTGAAACTGTACCTGTGAAGTACTTATCAACCACAGACTTACTGATACCCAATGCTTCAAAGATCTGTGCACCGTGGTAAGACTGTAGCGTTGAGATACCCATCTTCGAGAAGATCTTCAGAAGACCGCCGTTGATTGACTTACGGTAGTTCTCGAACAGTTCGCGAATGTCTGTTTCTGGATCAAGTTTCTTCGTACGTTGCAGGTCAACCATAGTTTCGATAACTAGGTATGGGTTCACTGCGTTTGCACCGTAACCGATCAGAGTGGCAAAGTGGTGCGTTTCACGTGCGTCACCTGTTTCAACCACGATGTCACACTTCGCACGTAGACCCTTACGGATTAGGTGATGGTGAACAGCGCCAACCGCCAGCATTGCTGGGATAGCCGCGTGGTTAGAGTTAACCGCACGGTCAGTTAGTAGGATGATTGAGTAACCATCGATAACTGCGTCTTCTGCGTACTGGCAGATACGTTTAAGTGCACGCTCAAGTTTGCCTTCGTCTTCGCTTGCTTGGAATACGATGTCTAGCGTTTTAGCTTGAAGGTGCTCGTTATCGATAGCACGCAGTTTTTCTAGCTCAGAGTTAGATAGAACTGGAGATTCAAGCTCTACTTTTTGACAGTGTTCTGGAGACTCTGCAAGTAGGTTCTGATCTTTACCTAGGTAAGTGTTCAGAGACATAACCATACGCTCACGGATCGGGTCGATCGGCGGGTTAGTTACCTGAGCAAACAGCTGCTTAAAGTAGTTTGATAGATGTTGTGACTGGTGCGATAGAATCGCTAGTGGCCAGTCGGCACCCATTGCAGAAAGTGGCTCTTTACCATCTTTCGCCATCGGTACAATGATTTCGTTAACTTCTTCTGAGCTGACACCAAACGCTTGCTGCTTGTGCAGTAGCTTCTCTGGTGAAGGTTGGCTGAATTCGTTGCTCGCATCCGGCAGCTTCTTCAGGCTCAGTAGGTTCTCTTCAACCCACTTTTCGTATGGTTGTGCTGATGCAATGCCATCTTTCACTTCTTCATCAGAAATGATGCGGCCTTGCTCTAGGTCAGCAACGAAGATACGACCTGGTTGTAGACGACCACGGAACTCAACGTTCTCAGGCTCAATCTCAACAACACCAGACTCAGAAGCCATTACTAGGAAGTCATCTTTAGTCACTGTGTAGCGAGAAGGACGCAGACCGTTACGGTCAAGCGTTGCACCTACTTGAACACCATCGGTGAAACAAACTGATGCTGGGCCATCCCACGGTTCCATCACGTTCGCGTGGTATTGGTAGAACGCGCGACGAGTTGGGTCCATGTTTTTGTTTTCTTGCCATGCTTCAGGGATCATCATCATCAACGCATGTGGCAGGCTGCGACCAGATAGAACTAGGAGCTCAAGTGCCATATCGAAGTTAGATGAATCCGAGCTACCTTCCTGACAGATAGGAAGTAGCATGTCGATCTCAGCCTGAGTAAACAGGTCAGATTCGATGATCGCTTCACGTGCCTTCATCCAGTTCAGGTTACCGCGAACTGTGTTGATTTCACCGTTGTGAGCGATGTAACGGAAAGGCTGTGCTAGACGCCAGCGAGGGAATGTATTGGTAGAGAAACGAGAGTGAACCAGTGCTAGAGCACTCACCATCGTTGGGTTTTGTAGGTCTAGGAAGTACTGAGGTACTTGTTCAGTGGTGAGCTGACCTTTGTACACAACCGTCTTGTAAGACATAGAGTTGATGTAGAAGTCGTCACCAATGTTAGACACACTCTCAAGGCATACTCGAACCGTGTAGTTACGTAGAACGTACAGTTTACGCTCTAGCTCTTCAGGTGTGATACCTGGACCACCAGAGATAAATACATGTTCAAATTGAGGCTCAGTGCTCAGTGGATCTGCGCCGATCATTGAGTTATCAGTAGGCAACACACGGTAACCAATCACTTCTAACTCTAGGCGTTGTGCATTGCGCTCCAGAATATCGCGACACTGTGCACGTTTGTGTTCATCTTTAGGGAAAAGTACAACACCAACACCGTATTTTTCAAAAGATGGCAGCTTAATACCCAGCTTTACCGTCTCTTCAAGTAGAAACTCGTGTGGTTTCTGCAGCAAGATACCTGCGCCATCACCTGAACACGGATCGCAGCCTTGGCCGCCACGGTGTTCCATTCGAGCTAGCATATCTAGTGCTTGGGTCACTACTTCATGAGACTTACGGTTTTTGAGGTGAGCTACAAAACCGATACCACAAGCGTCATGCTCCAATTCAGGAGTATACAGACCCTGTGAGTTCTGCTCTTGATCTACCATAGATACATCCTTCCAGTTAAATCTAGGCGTAACTAGTTTGCACTTCGTCAGCCTTGTCCTTTTATATTTATGAGTCTAAACCTGCCCTGTGTTGGCGGTTTGAGTCCTTTCTGTCTCTCGCAGGAAAAATTTTGCGAGAAAAACAATCCTTAGTGATATCCGTTTTTTTTTGACCACAAACTAGTGGTTTATATAGGTGGGATTTGGATAACACCGATTTATTAGCAAGTTTGAGTTGTAATAAAATACTCAAAAAAGGCCAATATGTGTAAGTATCCTACAATTTTGTTAAGGATAATTGCAATGAAAGTTGAACGATGTAGACCATTTTTTTCGTTTTGAATTGAATTTTTTGCATAACATTTGTGCAACATTAGGCAAATAGAGCCGTTTTTTTGCATTTTTATTGATATTTGTTAGGTGTCTCGCAAATGCTTTTCAGTAAGCTGCCTGGCTTTATTTATGAAATCCTGTAATTAACTTTCATAGATGAAATTGATATTCATTCTTATTTAGCTTGGTGCATCTCTCATGCAATTACACGAATTGGTCAATACGATTGGTCAAGATCTCCAACGTCGCTACGGCGAAAAGGTTCATAAACTGACTTTACATGGTGGTTTCAGTTGCCCTAACCGTGATGGAACGATAGGCCGAGGTGGCTGCACTTTTTGTAATGTTGCTTCTTTTGCCGATGAAGAGACTCAGGTTCAAAGTATTGCTGCTCAACTGACAGATAGAGCGGGTGAGATTGCACGTGCCAAGAAATATTTGGCGTATTTTCAGGCTTATACCAGCACCTATGCAGAGGTTCAGGTGCTCAAAAACATGTATGAAGAAGCGTTAAAAGCACCGGGTGCCGATATCGTTGGTCTATGTGTTGGCACACGCCCTGACTGCGTGCCAGATTCCGTACTAGAGTTGCTCTCGGGCTACGTTAAGCAAGGTTACGATATCTGGTTGGAGTTGGGACTGCAAACGGCAAATGATCAAACGTTGAAGCGCATCAATCGTGGTCATGACTTTGCTATCTACGAGAGCATTACCAAGCGCGCCAGAGCTCTTGGAATCAAGGTATGTACGCATTTAATTGTCGGCCTACCGAAAGAGACCAAAGCCGACAACCTTGAAACCTTGGAGCGTGTTTTAAACGTCGGTACTGACGGAATCAAACTGCACGGTTTACATATTGTTGAAGGCAGCACTATGGCAAAGGCTTGGAAAGCCGGAAAGTTAGAGGCGCCATCACTCGAAGAGTATGTTGATATCGCCACTGAGATGATTCAGCGCACTCCGGCTGAGGTCATTTATCATCGTGTCTCTTCCGCAGCACGCAGACCCACCTTGTTATCGCCATTGTGGTGTGAAAACCGTTGGCTGGCGATGACAGAGATTGGTCGTTCGTTAGATAGAAGCGGCGCGCAAGGTTGTAAGAATGGTGATGCCTTTGAGTACACGCTGCCACTGCTCAATTCCACTCTGAAGTAACCCTTTGCGGCTTTTAGAGATAAAAAGATCAATTGATGATAACATCTGCCCTTATTAGAGATGTGTATAGATAGAGGGTAGATGGAACCGTTGATGACTTGGTTGTGGGACAACGCGATTTGCTATGGATCGTTTATTGTTACCCTTCTACTGTTTACCTTGTTCGGCTGGTATCTCTATTCCCGTTATCAAGCGCATATCGAACACTTGCTGCTCGCTACGCCAACACCTTTGTGTATGGTCGATTTAAAGAGCGGTGAAATCGTATATACAAATCGCCAAGCCATGCAGTTATTGGGTATCCGTCAGATGGGGACTCACTTCCGCTATCCAACCAATGACTGCAAAACCGCTTTTACTGAAAGTCTGTCTAATCACCAAAGTAGCCACTCCTTCGAACAACGTTTGATGTGGGCGTTATCCGAGTTTGAATCCTGTAAGATCCACATGCTAGGGCGCAAGATGATCTTTCGTGGTAAACGCGTATGGATGATCTACCCAACGCCGCACAAATACTCTAGTGAAGAACAATCTCAAGAGTTGCGAGAGCTAAATATTGCTCGAACTGCCTTGGATTCACTATCAGAATTGATTCATGTAAAAGATCAAAAGGGTGAACTTGTTGCCAGTAATCGCTCGTTCAAGAAGTTTTGGCATGGTCGATTAGAAGAGGGCACGCTGAGTGTGTCGAGTGGCGTGCTCAAAGGACGAGTCAGTCAACGCAGTTGGACGACGGATCAAGAGGGAAAGAGTTGCCTGCTTGAAACCTATCAAAGCGTGTTGATTGATGGAAATGGCGAGAAGATTGGAACGCTCTCTATTAGTCATGACGTGACGGATTGGCACGACATGCAACAACAACTGCGTGATGAGATGGAGAAGCGTAAAGACACCGAGGTGGCTCTGGCTCAGAGAGATACCATTCTTCAAAATATTTTAGAGGCAAGTCCAGACTCGATCGGTATCTTCAACGAAAACATGGTCTATCAAGCGTGTAATAAACCGTTTGTCGCCGCTTTGGGGATCTCTGAAGTCAGTGATTTGGTGGGTAAGCGCCTTCAAGACGTGGTGCCAAACAGCATGTACTTGCGTCTCTCTGACTCTGATCATCAAGTTCTGCATCAAGGGAAATCCCTGCGCTATATCGATAAAGTTGTCTCAAGTGATGGTGAGCAGACGTGGTATGACGTGGTGAAATCGCCATTTAAAGATCCGGCATCAAGTACCAGTGGTGTCTTGATCATGGCGCGTGATATCTCTGAGCGCTACCTCGCTGAGCAGAAACTGGAAGAGGCTAATCTTGAGCTAGAGCGTTTGAGCTTCTTGGATAGCCTGACTCAGGTATCTAACCGCCGTCGTTTTGATGAGCAACTTTCTACCTTGTGGCACTTCCATGTTCGAGAAAGGCAGCCTCTGACCATCATGCTATGCGATATTGACTACTTCAAAGGCTACAACGATTTCTATGGTCACCAACAGGGTGATGATGCCTTGATCCAAGTATCGAAAGCCTTCAAACGTGTTCTGAACCGCTCCTCTGACTGTGTTGCACGTTATGGTGGCGAAGAGTTTGCCTTCATACTGCCGAATACGGCGACGGAAGGTGCTCAGCTGGTGGCGCAACGTATTCATGATGAGATCCAAAGCTTAGGGATTGTTCACGAAAAGTCACAGATTTCTGAGTGGGTGACAGTCAGTATCGGTGTGGTTTCTTATATCCCAACGCTGGATGATGAGATGGAATCGGCGGTTGCGTTGGCAGATAGCGCGCTCTATCAGGCTAAAGCGAACGGTCGTAACCAGACCAGTGTCCACCCTAACTCAACGGGGCGTCTTCATACCTTGGACTCATGAGTCATTCACTGGCACTAGATAAGCTCAATTAAATGGTGGGATGGGTGTTGCATGTGATGTGGCTAGCTTACCTCCCTTGTCTAAACAGGGTAGAATATTGCTAGTCTTATCGCATGGAGCGCTAAATGAAACCCATGAAAAATCTCGCCCAGTATTACGTTGATCTTCTCGTAAAGCTGGGTATCGTCCGATTCTCTATTCTCCTCGCATTAGCACTGGTCGCGCTTGCGGTCGTGGTTCAAGTTGGTATCACACTGGCTCTCAAAGGTAATGTCGATGATATCGATATTGTCCGTTCTGTCTTCTTTGGTCTCGTTATCACGCCTTGGGCCGTCTATTTCCTTTCTGTGGTTGTCGATCAGCTCGAAGAGTCTCGTCAGCGTTTAGCAAAGCTGGTTTCTAAGCTCGGCGACATGCGTGAACGTGACCAAGAGCTAAACAGCAAACTGCAGCTTAATATCGAGAAACTGAATCAAGAAATTGAAGAGCGTGAAAAGGCCGAAGAGGCGCGTGCTGAAGCAATGCATGACCTAGAAAACGAAGTCTTTCAGCGCGAGCGCACTCAACTCGAACTCGCAGAACGCACTGCGCTGCTTCGCTCATTCATTGATGCATCTCCTGACCTTATCTATTACCGAAACGAAGATGGCGTTTTCTCTGGTTGTAACCGAGCGGTTGAAGAGCTAACTGGTAAAACAGAGAAAGACCTAGTGGGCCTAACCCCTTGGGATGTCTACAGCAAAGAGGTAGCTCAACAAGTTGTTGAAACCGATGAAAAGGTCTTTGCAGATAACCAAGCCGTCACTTACGAGCAGTGGCTTGAGTATCCAGACGGACGCAAGAACTACTTCGAGCTGCGTAAAGTACCTTTCTACAGCAAGGATGGTCGCCATCTTGGTTTGGTTGGTTTTGGACGTGATATTACCGAACGCAAAGAGCATCAAGAGTCGCTTGAGAAAGCCAGCCGCGATAAGACCACGTTTATTTCAACCATTAGCCATGAATTACGTACTCCGCTAAATGGCATTGTCGGCTTAAGTCGTATGCTGCTCGATAGTCAACTGACTACAGAGCAACGCAAGCACATGCAGACCATTAAAGTCAGTGCGGTTACGCTTGGTAATATCTTTAACGATATTATCGATATGGATAAGTTTGATCGACGCAAGCTTGAGCTGTTCCCAACGCCAATTAACTTCGAAGATTTTGTTTCTGAGATGGAGAGTATCTCTGCATTGATGGCGGAACAAAAAGGATTGAGGTTTGATCTGGAGAGATTGTCTGACCTGCCAACCGCAGTCGAAGTAGATGGGACTCGCTTACGCCAAGTGCTATGGAATCTCGTCAGCAATGCAATGAAGTTCACCAAAGATGGTGGTGTGGTGATGACGGTGAGCGCGGACATTGAAGACGATTTCGCACACATCACGATGGAAGTGGAAGATACTGGTATCGGTATCCCAGAAAGTGAAATCGATAAAATTTTTGCGATGTATTACCAAGTGAAGTCGGGCTCCGATAACTTACATGCAGTAGGGACAGGGATTGGCTTGGCCGTTTCTAAGCAGCTGATTAACATGATGGATGGGGATATCACCGTAAGCAGTGAAGAGGGCTTTGGCAGTACCTTCACAGTGTCGATTCGCGTACCCGTTAATCACGATACCCAGGCTTTGGTGAAGACGCCAAGAAAACAGTCGCAATTGAACATCTTCATGGTTGAAGATATTGAACTCAACGTTACCGTTGCTCGCTCGCTGCTAGAAAGTTTGGGGCATCAAGTCACGGTGGTGATGACAGGTAAAGAGGCACAGATCGCCTTTAACCCACAAGAATTCGATCTGGTGTTACTGGATATTCAGCTTCCAGATATGACGGGCTTTGATATTGCTAAGTACTACCGTGAGAAATACTCTGAGCTACCGCCGCTGGTGGCGCTGACTGCCAATGTACTCAACAACAAGAAAGAGTATCTAAACAAAGGCATGGACGATGCGATCAGCAAGCCGCTATCAGTCAAAGCGATTCAAGATGTGATTGCGAAGCTGATAGAAAAGGAGCACTCCGATAAGCCACAGGTGATTGAGGAAGCGCAAGTGGTTGAACCGAAAACCACATCGATAGACACCAGCTTACTTGATATTGAGATGCTAGAGTCATATGTTGATATTGTTGGCCCTAAGCCTGTGCTCGACAGCATCGCGATGTTTGAGGAGATGATGCCTGACTACATGGATATCTTGAACTCGAACATGGTGGCAAAAGATCAAGCTAATATCGTTTCAGAAGCGCATAAGATCAAAGGTGCTGCAGGTTCGATTGGCTTGAAGCGCATTCAACAAGTGGCGCAAAAAGCGCAATCACCAGATCTTCCAGCATGGTGGGAGAATATTTCAGATTGGGTTGATGAAATTAACAACGAATATCAGAACGACATTGAAGTTTTAAAGAGTTGGTTAAATCAAAGGTAGAAGAATAATGAAAAAATTAGCATTCGCCGCCTGTGTAGTGGCATTAGCGGGTTGTTCTGCACCACAAGTAGAATGGCAACAAGATAACCAAGTCGAAGTCTCTACTACGACCATCACAATGAAAAGCAACCTGTGGCTGAATAAAATGCCAACCATAGGTGAAGCGCAAGATAAGACGCTACATGGTGCTATTTATCTTGAGTCTGACTCACAGCTACCGGCATCACTAGCGGTGGAGAGTGTTACGGTTAAGCAGGGTGCGGATACACTGCTCATTACAGCAGATGACCTAGACCTAAGAACGCATAATGAAACTCAGTGGGAAGTAGCGTTTGTGTGGCAGTTAGAGATCGACAGTGAACAGCCAGTTGATGTTGCCGTGGAGCTGAAAGATGGTGAGACTGTGAAGTGGCTGGTTGAGAAAGACGTTAAGGTTGATACGGTTTACTAAAGAAACGTTTGTGTAGGAATAGCATGTTTAGGCATGTGATTCATGCCGAATGAAACGGATATTAAAAAAGGGAGGATGCTGAGCATTCTCCCTTTTTCGATTCACTATGATGGCGTAACCATCACATGAATTAGTCTTCTAGATCACCACAGAAGCGGTAGCCTTCACCGTGAATCGTAGCAATGATTTCTGGAGTACCAGATACTGATTCAAAGTGCTTACGAATACGACGAATAGTTACGTCTACTGTACGGTCATGTGGCTTAAGCTCACGGCCAGTCATCTTCTTAAGAAGGTCTGCACGTGTTTGGATCTTGCCTGGGTTCTCACAGAAGTGCAGAAGTGCACGGAACTCAGAGCGAGGTAGCTTGTAGCCTTCGCCATCTGGGCTTACTAGAGAGCGGCTGTTGATATCCAAAACCCAACCGTTGAATTCGTACTTCTCAACGCTGCGCTTCTCTTCTTGAACAGAGCTTGTGCTCATTGAACGGTTCAGAAGGTTGCGTGCACGGATAGTCAGCTCACGAGGGTTGAAAGGCTTAGTGATGTAATCATCTGCACCAATTTCTAGACCAAGGATTTTGTCTACTTCATTATCACGACCAGTCAAGAACATTAGCGCAACATTTGCTTGCTCACGTAGTTCACGAGCAAGTAGAAGGCCGTTCTTACCAGGTAGGTTGATGTCCATGATAACAAGGTTCACTTGGTTGTCAGACAGCACTTGGTGCATCTCTTCACCGTCGCTAGCCTCAAAAACAGCATATCCCTCTGCTTCAAAAATACTCTTAAGAGTGTTACGAGTTACTTGCTCATCTTCTACGATAAGAATCTGCGGGGTTTGCATTTTGGCGGTACCTAAATTTGTGACGAAACTGTGCTAATAGAATAAATTCTAGGCAAAAACATAACATACAGGTAATGTAATTTTGATGATAACTCAAAGTTTTCAAAAATACACTTACTTCCAGCTGTCTGCCTTCCTTGAAGTATTGCCAATAACGTAAATCCAGTACGCCTTTTAATCATTCTGTTAGTGATTGCTGAGAATTCTATAATGTTAACAGCATG
It encodes the following:
- the gltB gene encoding glutamate synthase large subunit is translated as MVDQEQNSQGLYTPELEHDACGIGFVAHLKNRKSHEVVTQALDMLARMEHRGGQGCDPCSGDGAGILLQKPHEFLLEETVKLGIKLPSFEKYGVGVVLFPKDEHKRAQCRDILERNAQRLELEVIGYRVLPTDNSMIGADPLSTEPQFEHVFISGGPGITPEELERKLYVLRNYTVRVCLESVSNIGDDFYINSMSYKTVVYKGQLTTEQVPQYFLDLQNPTMVSALALVHSRFSTNTFPRWRLAQPFRYIAHNGEINTVRGNLNWMKAREAIIESDLFTQAEIDMLLPICQEGSSDSSNFDMALELLVLSGRSLPHALMMMIPEAWQENKNMDPTRRAFYQYHANVMEPWDGPASVCFTDGVQVGATLDRNGLRPSRYTVTKDDFLVMASESGVVEIEPENVEFRGRLQPGRIFVADLEQGRIISDEEVKDGIASAQPYEKWVEENLLSLKKLPDASNEFSQPSPEKLLHKQQAFGVSSEEVNEIIVPMAKDGKEPLSAMGADWPLAILSHQSQHLSNYFKQLFAQVTNPPIDPIRERMVMSLNTYLGKDQNLLAESPEHCQKVELESPVLSNSELEKLRAIDNEHLQAKTLDIVFQASEDEGKLERALKRICQYAEDAVIDGYSIILLTDRAVNSNHAAIPAMLAVGAVHHHLIRKGLRAKCDIVVETGDARETHHFATLIGYGANAVNPYLVIETMVDLQRTKKLDPETDIRELFENYRKSINGGLLKIFSKMGISTLQSYHGAQIFEALGISKSVVDKYFTGTVSRIQGLTIDDIAKEVLVRHRIGFPTREIPVQVLDVGGVYQWKQRGEKHLFNPETISLLQESTRNKDYAQFKKYAKAVDDQGDNAATLRSQLDFVKNPAGSIPLEEVEPIENILKRFATGAMSFGSISYEAHSTLAVAMNRIGAKSNSGEGGEDPMRFERKENGDWERSAIKQVASGRFGVTSYYLTNADELQIKMAQGAKPGEGGQLPGDKVDDWIGATRHSTPGVGLISPPPHHDIYSIEDLAQLIYDLKNANRAGRVNVKLVSEAGVGTIASGVAKAKADVVLIAGFDGGTGASPMSSIRHTGLPWELGLAETHQTLLKNGLRNRIVVQSDGQMKTPRDLAVATLLGAEEWGVATAALVVEGCIMMRKCHKNTCPVGIATQNKTLRERFDGRVEDVVTFFQYMAEGLREVMAELGYRTIDEMVGQSHKLKVREDIQHWKYKNLDLSPVLHIEQARDEDGVYNQTQQNHNLEEVLDRKLIQAAIPALEKGEAVDAEFPIINTDRSAGTMLSNEISKVYKDAGLPQPMNVKFNGSAGQSFGAFLAKGVKFEVEGDANDYWGKGLSGGTLVLYPDAKSTIVAEDNIVVGNVCFYGATSGESYIRGMAGERFCVRNSGAKVVVEGVGDHGCEYMTGGVAVILGSTGRNFAAGMSGGVAYVWDKSGDFETKLNPELVDLDPIEEEDRELLKEMLTKQVQFTGSEVAQSFLDNFEASLTSMVKVMPRDYKAVLQKRKAEAEQAQTEQVEAV
- a CDS encoding TIGR01212 family radical SAM protein (This family includes YhcC from E. coli K-12, an uncharacterized radical SAM protein.), which gives rise to MQLHELVNTIGQDLQRRYGEKVHKLTLHGGFSCPNRDGTIGRGGCTFCNVASFADEETQVQSIAAQLTDRAGEIARAKKYLAYFQAYTSTYAEVQVLKNMYEEALKAPGADIVGLCVGTRPDCVPDSVLELLSGYVKQGYDIWLELGLQTANDQTLKRINRGHDFAIYESITKRARALGIKVCTHLIVGLPKETKADNLETLERVLNVGTDGIKLHGLHIVEGSTMAKAWKAGKLEAPSLEEYVDIATEMIQRTPAEVIYHRVSSAARRPTLLSPLWCENRWLAMTEIGRSLDRSGAQGCKNGDAFEYTLPLLNSTLK
- a CDS encoding diguanylate cyclase domain-containing protein, encoding MEPLMTWLWDNAICYGSFIVTLLLFTLFGWYLYSRYQAHIEHLLLATPTPLCMVDLKSGEIVYTNRQAMQLLGIRQMGTHFRYPTNDCKTAFTESLSNHQSSHSFEQRLMWALSEFESCKIHMLGRKMIFRGKRVWMIYPTPHKYSSEEQSQELRELNIARTALDSLSELIHVKDQKGELVASNRSFKKFWHGRLEEGTLSVSSGVLKGRVSQRSWTTDQEGKSCLLETYQSVLIDGNGEKIGTLSISHDVTDWHDMQQQLRDEMEKRKDTEVALAQRDTILQNILEASPDSIGIFNENMVYQACNKPFVAALGISEVSDLVGKRLQDVVPNSMYLRLSDSDHQVLHQGKSLRYIDKVVSSDGEQTWYDVVKSPFKDPASSTSGVLIMARDISERYLAEQKLEEANLELERLSFLDSLTQVSNRRRFDEQLSTLWHFHVRERQPLTIMLCDIDYFKGYNDFYGHQQGDDALIQVSKAFKRVLNRSSDCVARYGGEEFAFILPNTATEGAQLVAQRIHDEIQSLGIVHEKSQISEWVTVSIGVVSYIPTLDDEMESAVALADSALYQAKANGRNQTSVHPNSTGRLHTLDS
- the arcB gene encoding aerobic respiration two-component sensor histidine kinase ArcB, with amino-acid sequence MKPMKNLAQYYVDLLVKLGIVRFSILLALALVALAVVVQVGITLALKGNVDDIDIVRSVFFGLVITPWAVYFLSVVVDQLEESRQRLAKLVSKLGDMRERDQELNSKLQLNIEKLNQEIEEREKAEEARAEAMHDLENEVFQRERTQLELAERTALLRSFIDASPDLIYYRNEDGVFSGCNRAVEELTGKTEKDLVGLTPWDVYSKEVAQQVVETDEKVFADNQAVTYEQWLEYPDGRKNYFELRKVPFYSKDGRHLGLVGFGRDITERKEHQESLEKASRDKTTFISTISHELRTPLNGIVGLSRMLLDSQLTTEQRKHMQTIKVSAVTLGNIFNDIIDMDKFDRRKLELFPTPINFEDFVSEMESISALMAEQKGLRFDLERLSDLPTAVEVDGTRLRQVLWNLVSNAMKFTKDGGVVMTVSADIEDDFAHITMEVEDTGIGIPESEIDKIFAMYYQVKSGSDNLHAVGTGIGLAVSKQLINMMDGDITVSSEEGFGSTFTVSIRVPVNHDTQALVKTPRKQSQLNIFMVEDIELNVTVARSLLESLGHQVTVVMTGKEAQIAFNPQEFDLVLLDIQLPDMTGFDIAKYYREKYSELPPLVALTANVLNNKKEYLNKGMDDAISKPLSVKAIQDVIAKLIEKEHSDKPQVIEEAQVVEPKTTSIDTSLLDIEMLESYVDIVGPKPVLDSIAMFEEMMPDYMDILNSNMVAKDQANIVSEAHKIKGAAGSIGLKRIQQVAQKAQSPDLPAWWENISDWVDEINNEYQNDIEVLKSWLNQR
- the arcA gene encoding two-component system response regulator ArcA, with translation MQTPQILIVEDEQVTRNTLKSIFEAEGYAVFEASDGEEMHQVLSDNQVNLVIMDINLPGKNGLLLARELREQANVALMFLTGRDNEVDKILGLEIGADDYITKPFNPRELTIRARNLLNRSMSTSSVQEEKRSVEKYEFNGWVLDINSRSLVSPDGEGYKLPRSEFRALLHFCENPGKIQTRADLLKKMTGRELKPHDRTVDVTIRRIRKHFESVSGTPEIIATIHGEGYRFCGDLED